One Streptomyces sp. SAI-135 DNA segment encodes these proteins:
- a CDS encoding alpha-amylase family protein produces the protein MIPRRSARATVTAAATVLAATVAVLTPTAAQASPPGTKDVTAVLFEWNFASVAKECTNTLGPAGYGYVQVSPPAEHIQGSQWWTSYQPVSYKIAGRLGDRTAFQNMVNTCHAAGVKVVVDAVVNHMSAGSGTGTGGSSYTKYNYPGLYSSYDFDDCTSQVSNYADRWNVQHCELVGLADLDTGESYVRGAIAGYLNDLLTLGVDGFRIDGAKHIDTADLANIKSRLTNPSVYWKQEVIYGSGEAVQPTEYTGNGDVQEFRYAYDLKRVFNNENLAYLKNYGEGWGYMSSSVAGVFVDNHDTERNGSTLSYKDGANYTLANVFMLAYPYGAPDINSGYEWSDTDAGPPSNGSVGACWQNGWKCQHAWPEILRMVAFRNAVRGESVTNWWDNGGDAIAFGRGAKGYVAINHESSGLSRTYQTSLPAGTYCNVQNNTTVTINSSGQFTATLGANTALAIYAGKSSC, from the coding sequence GTGATACCGAGAAGGTCCGCAAGAGCCACCGTCACCGCCGCGGCGACCGTGCTCGCCGCCACGGTCGCCGTCCTGACCCCCACCGCCGCGCAGGCCTCCCCGCCGGGCACCAAGGACGTCACCGCAGTCCTCTTCGAATGGAACTTCGCCTCCGTCGCCAAGGAGTGCACCAACACCCTCGGCCCCGCCGGATACGGCTACGTCCAGGTCTCCCCGCCCGCCGAGCACATCCAGGGCTCGCAGTGGTGGACCTCGTACCAGCCCGTCAGCTACAAGATCGCGGGCCGGCTGGGTGACCGTACGGCCTTCCAGAACATGGTGAACACCTGCCACGCGGCCGGTGTGAAGGTCGTCGTCGACGCCGTCGTCAACCACATGTCCGCGGGCAGCGGCACCGGCACCGGCGGGTCGTCGTACACGAAGTACAACTACCCCGGGCTCTACTCGTCGTACGACTTCGACGACTGCACCAGCCAGGTGAGCAACTACGCCGACCGCTGGAACGTCCAGCACTGCGAGCTGGTCGGCCTGGCCGACCTCGACACCGGTGAGTCGTACGTCCGCGGGGCGATCGCCGGGTACCTGAACGACCTGCTCACCCTCGGCGTCGACGGCTTCCGCATCGACGGGGCCAAGCACATCGACACCGCCGACCTCGCCAACATCAAGTCCCGGCTGACCAACCCGTCGGTGTACTGGAAGCAGGAGGTCATCTACGGCAGCGGGGAGGCCGTCCAGCCCACCGAGTACACCGGCAACGGGGACGTCCAGGAGTTCCGCTACGCCTACGACCTCAAGCGGGTCTTCAACAACGAGAACCTCGCCTACCTGAAGAACTACGGCGAGGGCTGGGGTTACATGAGCAGCTCGGTCGCCGGTGTCTTCGTCGACAACCACGACACCGAGCGCAACGGCTCCACCCTCAGCTACAAGGACGGCGCCAACTACACCCTGGCCAACGTGTTCATGCTCGCCTACCCGTACGGCGCCCCGGACATCAACTCCGGCTACGAGTGGTCCGACACGGACGCGGGGCCGCCCAGCAACGGCTCGGTGGGCGCGTGTTGGCAGAACGGCTGGAAGTGCCAGCACGCCTGGCCGGAGATCCTGCGCATGGTCGCCTTCCGCAACGCCGTCCGCGGGGAGTCGGTCACCAACTGGTGGGACAACGGCGGCGACGCGATCGCCTTCGGGCGGGGCGCCAAGGGATACGTCGCCATCAACCACGAGTCGAGCGGCCTGAGTCGTACCTACCAGACCTCGCTGCCCGCCGGGACGTACTGCAACGTGCAGAACAACACGACGGTGACCATTAACTCCAGCGGCCAGTTCACCGCCACCCTCGGCGCCAACACGGCGCTCGCCATCTACGCCGGCAAGTCGAGCTGCTGA
- a CDS encoding dihydrofolate reductase family protein, with product MKIRARMSTSADGYVTTPNGWPAHTADPAFVSGQSHGIREFLADCEAALMGRTTFEPALTNNRWPWPALDVFVLASHRPENTPDHVTTDSDPARLLERIRAANRGGDVHLIGGPRTIATFHALGALDRLELVVLPMLFGGGMQLTPALSPEAGLTFESQRALPGGSVEIVYSCGGSRGDLPGRPASQV from the coding sequence ATGAAGATCCGCGCCCGGATGAGCACGAGTGCCGACGGCTACGTGACCACCCCGAACGGCTGGCCCGCGCACACCGCCGACCCCGCGTTCGTCTCCGGCCAGAGCCACGGCATCCGCGAGTTCCTGGCCGACTGCGAGGCCGCCCTCATGGGCCGTACGACCTTCGAGCCCGCCCTCACCAACAATCGCTGGCCCTGGCCCGCCCTCGACGTGTTCGTCCTCGCCTCGCACCGCCCGGAGAACACCCCCGACCACGTCACCACCGACAGCGACCCGGCCCGGCTGCTGGAGCGCATCCGCGCCGCCAACCGGGGCGGCGACGTCCATCTCATCGGCGGTCCGCGGACCATCGCCACCTTCCACGCCCTCGGCGCGCTCGACCGCCTCGAACTGGTCGTCCTGCCCATGCTGTTCGGCGGCGGCATGCAGCTCACCCCGGCGCTCAGCCCCGAGGCCGGCCTCACCTTCGAGAGCCAACGGGCCCTGCCCGGCGGGTCGGTGGAGATCGTCTACTCCTGCGGGGGCAGCCGCGGCGACCTCCCCGGCAGGCCCGCCAGCCAAGTGTGA
- a CDS encoding glycoside hydrolase family 13 protein, whose protein sequence is MSQQHSALAPAPHSAEAKRSDWWRDAVIYQVYPRSFADSNGDGMGDLEGIRTRLPYLRDLGVDAVWLSPFYASPQADAGYDVADYRAVDPMFGNLLDADALIRDARGLGLRVIVDLVPNHSSDQHEWFKRAVAEGPGSPLRDRYHFRPGKGENGELPPNDWESIFGGPAWTRVADGEWYLHLFAPEQPDFNWDHPAVGDEFRSILRFWLDMGVDGFRIDVAHGLVKAEGLPDLGSHDQVKLLGNDVMPFFDQDGVHEIYRQWRLILDEYSGERIFVAEAWTPTVERTANYVRPDELHQAFNFQYLATAWDAGELRGVIDRTLEAMRPVGAPATWVLSNHDVTRHATRFANPPGLGTQIRTAGDRELGLRRARAATLLMLALPGSAYIYQGEELGLPDVVDLADEDRQDPAYFRGAGQDGFRDGCRVPIPWTREGSSYGFGTGGSWLPQPSEWAELSVEAQTGDPGSTLELYRSALAVRRAQPDLGAGDAVEWLRAPEGVLAFRRGEFVCVANTTGESVTTPAYGRLLLASGEVAEVDGDAKVPADTTVWWTTA, encoded by the coding sequence ATGAGCCAGCAGCACTCCGCCCTCGCCCCGGCCCCCCACTCCGCCGAAGCCAAGCGCAGCGACTGGTGGCGGGACGCGGTGATCTACCAGGTCTATCCGCGCAGCTTCGCCGACAGCAACGGCGACGGCATGGGCGACCTGGAAGGCATCCGCACCCGACTGCCGTACCTGCGCGACCTCGGCGTGGACGCCGTGTGGCTCAGCCCCTTCTACGCCTCCCCGCAGGCCGACGCCGGCTACGACGTCGCCGACTACCGGGCCGTGGACCCCATGTTCGGCAACCTCCTGGACGCCGACGCACTGATCCGCGACGCCCGCGGGCTCGGGCTCAGGGTCATCGTCGACCTGGTGCCCAACCACTCCTCCGACCAGCACGAGTGGTTCAAGCGCGCGGTCGCCGAGGGCCCCGGATCGCCCCTGCGGGACCGCTACCACTTCCGCCCCGGCAAGGGCGAGAACGGCGAACTCCCGCCCAACGACTGGGAGTCCATCTTCGGCGGCCCCGCCTGGACCCGTGTCGCGGACGGCGAGTGGTACCTGCACCTCTTCGCTCCCGAGCAGCCCGACTTCAACTGGGACCACCCGGCCGTCGGCGACGAGTTCCGCTCGATCCTGCGCTTCTGGCTGGACATGGGCGTGGACGGCTTCCGCATCGACGTGGCCCACGGCCTGGTGAAGGCGGAGGGGCTTCCCGACCTTGGATCCCACGACCAGGTGAAGCTTCTGGGCAACGATGTCATGCCGTTCTTCGACCAGGACGGCGTCCACGAGATCTACCGCCAGTGGCGTCTGATCCTCGACGAGTACTCCGGCGAGCGCATCTTCGTGGCCGAGGCCTGGACCCCGACCGTCGAGCGCACCGCGAACTACGTCCGCCCCGACGAGCTGCACCAGGCGTTCAACTTCCAGTACCTCGCCACCGCGTGGGACGCCGGGGAGCTGCGCGGGGTCATCGACCGCACCCTGGAGGCCATGCGCCCGGTCGGCGCCCCGGCCACCTGGGTGCTCTCCAACCACGACGTCACCCGCCACGCCACCCGCTTCGCCAACCCGCCCGGTCTGGGCACCCAGATCCGCACGGCGGGGGACCGGGAGCTCGGGCTGCGCCGCGCCCGCGCCGCCACGCTGCTCATGCTGGCGCTGCCCGGATCGGCGTACATCTACCAGGGCGAGGAGCTCGGCCTGCCCGACGTCGTCGACCTCGCCGACGAGGACCGCCAGGACCCGGCGTACTTCCGCGGCGCGGGCCAGGACGGCTTCCGCGACGGCTGCCGGGTGCCGATCCCCTGGACGCGCGAGGGATCGTCGTACGGCTTCGGCACGGGCGGCAGCTGGCTGCCCCAGCCGTCGGAGTGGGCCGAGCTGAGCGTGGAGGCGCAGACCGGCGACCCGGGCTCCACCCTGGAGCTGTACCGCTCGGCCCTCGCCGTCCGCCGGGCCCAGCCCGACCTGGGCGCCGGTGACGCGGTCGAGTGGCTGCGGGCACCCGAGGGCGTCCTGGCCTTCCGGCGCGGCGAGTTCGTCTGCGTCGCGAACACCACCGGCGAGTCGGTGACGACCCCGGCGTACGGCCGTCTGCTGCTCGCCAGCGGGGAGGTCGCCGAGGTCGACGGGGACGCCAAGGTGCCGGCCGACACGACCGTGTGGTGGACGACCGCCTGA
- a CDS encoding ABC transporter permease subunit translates to MSTTTVETSTAVPEAGSAEAPRRIRRRGEQSLAGSLASHGILIVASLIALFPISWLVFLSLGPDKDDYLHPGGIWKKMTFDNYSFVLQHTEFFSWLKSSLIVSLGTTVIGVLIAATTGYAVSRMRFPGYRKFMWVLLVTQMFPVAVLMVPMYQMLSDLKLIDSYLGLILVYCTTAVPYCAWLLKGYFDTIPFEIDEAGRVDGLTPFGTFARLILPLAKPGLAVAAFYSFLTAFGEVAFASTFMLSDTKYTFAVGLQSFVSEHDAQRNLMAATAVLIAIPVSAFFYLVQKNLVTGLTAGGTKG, encoded by the coding sequence ATGAGTACGACCACAGTCGAGACCTCCACCGCGGTGCCCGAGGCCGGCTCCGCCGAGGCGCCCCGCCGGATCCGCCGCCGCGGTGAGCAGAGCCTCGCCGGCTCCCTCGCCTCGCACGGCATCCTGATCGTCGCGAGCCTCATCGCGCTCTTCCCGATCTCCTGGCTGGTCTTCCTGTCCCTGGGCCCGGACAAGGACGACTACCTCCACCCGGGTGGCATCTGGAAGAAGATGACGTTCGACAACTACTCGTTCGTCCTTCAGCACACCGAGTTCTTCAGCTGGCTCAAGAGCTCGCTGATCGTCTCGCTGGGCACCACGGTGATCGGGGTGCTGATCGCCGCGACCACCGGGTACGCCGTCTCCCGGATGCGCTTCCCGGGCTACCGCAAGTTCATGTGGGTCCTCCTGGTCACCCAGATGTTCCCGGTGGCCGTCCTCATGGTGCCGATGTACCAGATGCTCTCGGACCTGAAGCTCATCGACAGCTACCTCGGGCTCATCCTGGTGTACTGCACGACGGCGGTGCCGTACTGCGCCTGGCTGCTCAAGGGGTACTTCGACACCATCCCGTTCGAGATCGACGAGGCCGGACGCGTCGACGGGCTGACCCCCTTCGGCACCTTCGCGCGGCTGATCCTGCCGCTCGCCAAGCCCGGTCTCGCGGTCGCCGCGTTCTACAGCTTCCTCACCGCCTTCGGCGAGGTCGCCTTCGCCTCGACGTTCATGCTGTCCGACACCAAGTACACCTTCGCGGTCGGGCTCCAGAGCTTCGTGAGTGAGCACGACGCCCAGCGGAACCTGATGGCCGCGACGGCGGTGCTGATCGCGATACCGGTGTCGGCGTTCTTCTACCTCGTGCAGAAGAACCTGGTGACCGGCCTGACGGCGGGCGGCACGAAGGGGTAG